The Verrucomicrobium spinosum DSM 4136 = JCM 18804 genome includes a region encoding these proteins:
- a CDS encoding c-type cytochrome domain-containing protein, producing the protein MKKPAIILFAASAFGGLALLAQTPAAPAGGKVDFEKEIYPIFKTKCLKCHETEHTDATGKLKKPKGGLIMDTVEGLKKGGKESGEKTLVAGKAAESELYKVTTLPVSDEMAMPPEGKGDPLTDAEKELLKKWIDQGADFGAWKGAPAK; encoded by the coding sequence ATGAAGAAACCAGCCATTATCTTGTTCGCCGCCAGTGCTTTTGGCGGGCTCGCCCTGCTTGCCCAAACTCCCGCTGCACCCGCCGGGGGGAAGGTGGACTTCGAAAAGGAGATCTACCCGATCTTCAAGACGAAGTGCCTGAAGTGCCATGAGACTGAGCACACGGATGCCACGGGCAAGCTGAAGAAGCCCAAGGGTGGTCTGATTATGGACACAGTGGAAGGCTTGAAAAAGGGTGGCAAGGAGTCCGGGGAGAAGACCCTTGTGGCAGGCAAGGCCGCCGAGAGCGAGCTCTACAAGGTGACGACGCTGCCCGTCAGCGACGAGATGGCCATGCCCCCAGAGGGCAAGGGCGACCCGCTCACCGATGCAGAAAAAGAACTGCTGAAGAAGTGGATCGACCAGGGTGCTGATTTTGGTGCCTGGAAGGGTGCTCCGGCCAAGTAA
- a CDS encoding helix-turn-helix domain-containing protein, translating into MSPTLGQQLRRARELQYLTLADLAHETRIPVSRLRDLENDEYTTFGGIAYVRMSLKAYAARLEVDAGEALARLAAPHPPDSKSDLPGLRRTPEWVLPSAFARRRTSTPGRPLNKAIGARDPLGRELKAMAIACAITLLLGASYLVAQAFQQNREAPPPAPATTDHLEPSDSVAARSGEIRQTATQTFQVPPPSVSPPKAIPVAPDPPVVKAELVK; encoded by the coding sequence ATGTCCCCAACTCTCGGTCAGCAGCTTCGCAGGGCTCGGGAACTCCAGTACCTCACGTTGGCCGATCTGGCCCATGAGACCCGTATCCCGGTGTCCCGTCTCAGGGATCTGGAAAACGACGAGTACACGACCTTTGGCGGCATCGCTTACGTCCGGATGTCCCTCAAGGCCTACGCGGCCCGGCTGGAGGTCGATGCTGGCGAGGCATTGGCCCGGCTGGCCGCTCCACACCCTCCAGACTCCAAGTCGGACCTGCCTGGGTTGCGACGGACTCCGGAGTGGGTGTTGCCCTCCGCGTTTGCTCGCCGCCGAACCTCCACCCCAGGTCGCCCCCTCAACAAGGCCATTGGGGCCAGAGACCCCCTCGGGCGCGAACTCAAGGCCATGGCCATCGCCTGCGCCATCACACTTCTTTTAGGTGCTTCCTATTTGGTAGCCCAAGCCTTCCAGCAGAACCGGGAAGCGCCCCCTCCTGCCCCAGCGACGACTGATCACCTCGAGCCGTCCGATTCCGTCGCCGCCAGGTCGGGTGAAATCCGCCAGACGGCGACGCAGACCTTCCAAGTGCCCCCGCCATCAGTGAGCCCCCCAAAGGCAATCCCTGTCGCCCCTGACCCACCGGTGGTAAAAGCCGAACTGGTCAAGTAG
- a CDS encoding transposase produces MDSPDKPVPNPDESRVYYSELVPTEVLSGNLPHWRQASTTYFITFRLADALPQDKLHQWHLDREDWLKRHPEPHDKLTRQEYYDRFPRRLQRWLDANSGSCLLSHQPAKDSASQTIRHFAGARYELDEYVVASNHVHAILTPNPEHDLSKILHSWKSYSAHRLNKIIDDHLPGLRSHFPNRRVWQRESFDHIVRSRASLERIRNYIREHPEYVGSNRQLSEGTNT; encoded by the coding sequence ATGGATTCCCCGGATAAACCCGTTCCCAATCCAGATGAGAGCCGGGTCTACTACTCAGAGCTCGTTCCGACAGAAGTGCTTTCGGGGAATCTTCCACATTGGAGGCAGGCCTCGACGACCTATTTCATCACCTTTCGACTGGCTGATGCTTTGCCTCAAGACAAGCTACATCAATGGCATCTGGATCGAGAAGACTGGCTCAAGCGCCATCCCGAACCTCATGACAAGCTAACCCGTCAGGAGTACTATGATCGATTTCCCAGGCGTCTCCAGCGCTGGTTGGATGCAAACAGTGGTTCATGCCTTTTAAGCCATCAACCCGCAAAGGACTCCGCATCCCAAACCATCCGTCATTTTGCTGGAGCTCGCTACGAGTTGGACGAGTACGTCGTAGCGTCAAACCATGTCCACGCCATCTTGACGCCAAATCCCGAACATGATCTCTCCAAGATTCTGCATTCTTGGAAGTCCTACTCAGCGCATCGACTCAACAAAATCATCGATGATCATCTGCCTGGGCTGCGATCTCATTTTCCGAATCGCAGGGTATGGCAACGCGAGTCTTTCGACCACATCGTGCGCAGCCGCGCCAGTCTGGAGCGAATCCGGAACTACATTCGCGAACATCCAGAATATGTGGGGAGCAATAGGCAGTTGAGCGAAGGAACCAACACTTGA
- a CDS encoding small basic protein: MSQHRSLKSSGGSVGTKRSVLKRGERIKLMKARGQWNEGRSLYNLPKTKPEA, translated from the coding sequence ATGTCCCAGCATCGTAGTCTCAAGTCTTCCGGTGGTTCCGTCGGCACCAAGCGCAGCGTCCTCAAGCGTGGCGAACGTATCAAGCTGATGAAAGCCCGTGGCCAGTGGAATGAAGGCCGCAGCCTTTACAACCTGCCCAAGACCAAGCCGGAAGCTTAA
- a CDS encoding DNA translocase FtsK — MSARTPQRQTRSRSTEPPAESPTWHVSVGFLFIVAALFYFLALVSYDPADLPTWCHLALSDTATPMAHNLIGRLGAVMAGYTFWMFGGANYIIPACLTWFGVCKLASHTKITLRSWVGFCLMIVCGAGILYLQNFWEWDNHRVTPYGAGGGLGHVVAGILLLGILGEVGSLLVMGVIYLVGMIFVTGMHPVQVLVQGKDMAGRAFVNWWTERQRRRLEAEEEAILPLSAPPPAKTRGRKKAAAAAMLDDEEEKEFPSGPATQLELPEVHPLPKIIDSSFPKEPKAKPQLAEVWQKRQAQKDERALFAKPASLTARYKGYSVPPLDLLQWPEVKARTPADEAILRETQSNIIKTLSTFGINVTPGDITKGPAITRYEVYPSEGLRVSRIANLEADIARATKAERLNILAPIPGKDTVGIELPNRDKIVVPIRELLEDDEFQKGKAKLPLALGKDVYGKAIIADLATMPHLLVAGATGSGKSVCINSIITSLLCRFAPDELRFIMIDPKVVEMQGYKDLPHLALPVVTDPKQALLALRWVVNEMEKRYQIFAQEGCRNFETFNNRKSSPRTTSRVGAGNKAKAVPVPAAAPVLPDDYDPMEEEPDFRTDTTDASVWAGSSEPPKRKEPELEIPDSMPYIVVIVDELADLMQTAPADIEVAIARIAQKARAAGIHLILATQTPRADVVTGIIKANVPSRIAFQVASALDSRVILDRKGADRLVGKGDMLYLPPGTSQLIRAQGTMVTDDELHDLVDHACAQGKPVFEATLADSFDEMDGEGGEEVTPEDEAILEKVLDVISTEKKASTSLIQRRLRLGYTRAARMMDILEERGIIGPGEGAKPREILVEL, encoded by the coding sequence ATGTCCGCCCGCACCCCTCAGCGCCAGACCCGCAGCCGCTCCACCGAGCCGCCCGCTGAGAGCCCCACGTGGCATGTGTCGGTCGGGTTTCTGTTCATCGTTGCGGCCCTTTTTTACTTTCTGGCGCTGGTTTCTTATGACCCAGCGGATCTTCCCACTTGGTGTCACCTGGCCCTGAGTGATACGGCCACCCCCATGGCGCACAACCTCATCGGTCGCCTGGGGGCCGTGATGGCGGGCTACACTTTCTGGATGTTCGGGGGTGCGAACTACATCATCCCCGCCTGCCTCACCTGGTTCGGCGTCTGCAAGCTGGCCTCCCATACCAAGATCACTCTCCGCTCCTGGGTGGGCTTCTGCCTCATGATCGTTTGTGGAGCAGGCATCCTGTACCTCCAGAACTTCTGGGAGTGGGACAATCACCGTGTCACCCCCTATGGCGCGGGCGGCGGCCTCGGCCACGTGGTGGCGGGCATTCTGTTGCTCGGCATTTTGGGCGAAGTGGGCTCCCTTCTCGTAATGGGGGTGATTTACCTTGTTGGGATGATCTTTGTCACCGGTATGCACCCCGTGCAGGTCCTGGTGCAGGGCAAGGACATGGCGGGCCGCGCGTTTGTGAACTGGTGGACCGAGCGCCAGCGCCGTCGTCTGGAAGCGGAAGAAGAAGCCATCCTGCCCCTTAGCGCCCCTCCGCCTGCCAAGACCAGAGGGCGGAAGAAAGCTGCTGCCGCCGCGATGCTGGACGATGAGGAAGAGAAGGAGTTCCCCTCTGGCCCCGCCACACAGCTGGAATTGCCGGAGGTGCATCCTCTGCCGAAGATCATCGATTCCTCTTTCCCGAAAGAGCCCAAGGCCAAGCCACAGCTCGCTGAGGTGTGGCAGAAGCGGCAGGCTCAGAAGGATGAACGGGCGCTCTTTGCCAAGCCTGCCAGCCTCACCGCCCGCTACAAGGGCTACTCGGTGCCGCCGCTGGACCTGCTGCAGTGGCCGGAAGTGAAGGCTCGCACCCCTGCGGACGAGGCCATCCTGCGCGAGACCCAGAGCAACATCATCAAGACCCTTTCCACCTTTGGGATCAATGTCACCCCGGGTGACATCACCAAGGGGCCTGCGATCACGCGCTATGAGGTCTATCCCAGCGAAGGTCTCCGCGTCAGCCGCATCGCCAACCTGGAGGCCGACATCGCCCGCGCCACGAAAGCGGAGCGGCTCAACATCCTGGCCCCCATCCCAGGCAAAGACACCGTGGGCATCGAACTCCCCAACCGCGACAAGATCGTGGTGCCCATCCGGGAACTCCTGGAGGACGACGAGTTTCAGAAGGGCAAGGCCAAACTGCCGCTCGCACTGGGCAAAGACGTGTACGGCAAGGCCATCATCGCCGATCTGGCGACCATGCCGCACCTCCTCGTCGCTGGGGCCACCGGTTCAGGGAAGTCCGTCTGCATCAACAGCATCATCACCAGCCTCCTCTGCCGGTTCGCGCCGGATGAGCTCCGGTTCATCATGATCGACCCGAAGGTCGTGGAAATGCAGGGCTACAAAGACCTGCCCCACCTCGCCCTGCCCGTAGTGACCGATCCCAAGCAGGCCCTCCTGGCCCTGCGCTGGGTGGTGAATGAGATGGAAAAGCGGTACCAGATCTTCGCCCAGGAAGGGTGCCGCAACTTCGAGACCTTCAACAATCGCAAGTCCTCGCCCCGCACCACGTCACGGGTGGGTGCTGGCAACAAGGCCAAAGCAGTGCCCGTTCCCGCTGCCGCGCCCGTCCTGCCGGACGACTACGATCCCATGGAGGAGGAGCCAGATTTCCGCACTGACACCACGGACGCCTCCGTCTGGGCAGGCAGCTCGGAGCCGCCCAAGCGCAAGGAGCCCGAGCTCGAGATCCCAGACTCCATGCCCTACATCGTGGTGATTGTGGACGAGCTGGCAGACCTCATGCAGACGGCCCCCGCCGATATTGAGGTGGCCATCGCCCGTATCGCCCAGAAGGCCCGTGCGGCCGGCATTCACCTCATTCTCGCCACCCAGACGCCCCGCGCTGACGTGGTCACCGGCATCATCAAGGCCAACGTCCCCTCCCGAATTGCCTTCCAGGTGGCTTCGGCGCTCGACAGCCGCGTCATTCTGGACCGCAAAGGGGCCGACCGCCTCGTGGGCAAAGGGGATATGCTCTACCTCCCTCCCGGGACCAGCCAGCTCATCCGTGCCCAGGGCACCATGGTGACCGACGACGAGCTGCACGACCTTGTAGATCACGCCTGCGCCCAAGGCAAACCAGTCTTCGAGGCCACCTTGGCGGACAGCTTTGACGAAATGGACGGCGAAGGCGGGGAGGAAGTCACCCCTGAGGATGAAGCCATTCTGGAGAAAGTACTGGATGTCATCAGCACTGAAAAGAAGGCCTCCACCAGCCTCATTCAGCGGCGTCTGCGCCTCGGCTACACCCGGGCCGCCCGCATGATGGATATCTTGGAGGAGCGTGGGATCATCGGGCCAGGAGAAGGGGCCAAGCCCCGCGAAATTCTTGTGGAACTCTGA
- a CDS encoding PSD1 and planctomycete cytochrome C domain-containing protein, producing MSRPSLPLTHLTLLGIGVISLPLMGAGAERTPDFDRDVRPILAEHCLECHSLDKAKGGLALTTKGGAMKVLKSGHAGIVPGDAGASAVIARVETHQIDERMPPEDRKPLTPSQVATLRAWVAAGADWPAHWAYRPLAQPILPEVRNTQWPRGEIDRFVLAKLEAAGIQPSQEASRATLIRRVYLDLLGLPPTPRQVEDFVGDSSSDAYERIVDAALASQHFGERWGRHWLDMARYADSDGYEKDRPRPDAWRYRDWVIQAFNDDLPFDRFTIEQLAGDLLPAAGPEQVLATAFHRQTLTNTEGGADQEQFRVEAVFDRTETTGSVWLGLSVGCARCHSHKYDQISHQEYFQLYAFFNNSDEATRQVATSQRAWQEYEKQHGADAAKLGVLQKRLDEARADLRGRLAEWERVLQERLAAARRNPAKAIYEPLVVSGVHSSGRQTTFTRQEDGSWLAGSEQSKQEIYEITVDSWREPLVALQLEVLPDSSLPGGGPGRAGKGNFVLSELKVSLGRDAASAVPVALHSPAADFEQKSFTGKAAVDGDRETGWAVQPQFGKAHQLTVQFEEPAKPSPGMKLFVNLHQAYKSGNHNIGRFRLLGSAVLTEESVVPAEVLRVLNEEPLRRNEVVIKPLLDWVEKRDPQTKAATDALEAARGRLPKAPLMDVRVIAQRTQDTRVTHRLHRGDFLSPAETVSPGGLAVLPALAGRSGNGRAADRLDLAQWLVSQENPLTPRVAVNHIWARLFGEGLVRTVNDFGVRGERPSHPELLDWLAGDFVSRKGWSRKRFIKTILMSATYRQSSGHRPELADVDPLNRLLHRQNRLRVEAEIVRDLHLSASGLLCPRVGGPSVYPPLPPNIAELSYANNFKWATSSGEDRYRRGMYTFFKRTAPHPDLTTFDCPDANTTNVKRTVSNTPLQALTTLNAGTFADAAKGLATRVLKEGPTADAQGLDRLLVICLSRHGAAGELASLQGLLNDSRRWYLAHPEEAAKFVKGFEVSSVAPAELAAWAATARMVLNLDEFITRE from the coding sequence ATGTCCAGACCCAGTTTGCCCCTGACCCACCTCACCCTGCTTGGGATTGGGGTGATTTCGCTTCCATTGATGGGGGCGGGCGCGGAGCGAACGCCTGATTTCGACCGCGATGTGCGCCCGATCCTCGCAGAGCATTGCCTGGAGTGCCACAGTCTGGACAAGGCCAAGGGCGGGCTGGCCCTTACCACAAAGGGCGGTGCCATGAAGGTGCTCAAGAGCGGGCATGCTGGCATTGTCCCGGGCGATGCCGGGGCCAGTGCGGTGATTGCCCGGGTGGAAACGCATCAGATCGACGAACGCATGCCTCCCGAGGACCGCAAGCCTCTCACACCCAGCCAAGTGGCCACCCTGCGGGCTTGGGTGGCGGCGGGTGCCGACTGGCCGGCGCACTGGGCCTATCGTCCTCTGGCCCAGCCCATCCTGCCTGAGGTGCGAAACACTCAGTGGCCTCGGGGAGAGATCGACCGATTCGTCCTGGCCAAACTGGAGGCCGCTGGCATTCAGCCCTCCCAGGAGGCGAGCCGTGCCACGCTCATTCGCCGGGTCTATTTGGATCTTCTAGGCCTGCCTCCCACTCCCAGACAGGTGGAGGACTTCGTAGGAGATTCTTCTTCTGATGCCTATGAGAGGATCGTGGATGCCGCTCTGGCCTCCCAGCACTTTGGCGAACGTTGGGGCCGACACTGGCTGGACATGGCCCGCTATGCGGACAGTGACGGGTATGAGAAAGACCGGCCACGACCTGATGCTTGGCGTTATCGCGACTGGGTGATCCAGGCCTTCAATGACGATCTGCCGTTCGACCGCTTCACCATTGAGCAGCTGGCGGGGGACCTGCTTCCAGCGGCAGGACCTGAGCAGGTGCTGGCCACCGCCTTTCATCGGCAGACGCTGACGAACACCGAAGGAGGGGCTGATCAGGAGCAGTTCCGAGTCGAAGCCGTGTTTGATCGGACTGAGACGACAGGCTCCGTTTGGCTGGGGCTGAGCGTTGGATGCGCCCGCTGCCATTCGCACAAGTACGACCAGATCTCCCACCAGGAGTACTTCCAGCTATACGCCTTCTTCAACAATAGCGATGAGGCGACCCGGCAGGTCGCCACCTCCCAGCGTGCCTGGCAGGAGTATGAGAAACAACACGGCGCTGACGCCGCCAAGCTCGGTGTCCTGCAGAAGCGGCTGGATGAGGCACGGGCCGATCTTCGCGGCCGTCTGGCCGAATGGGAGAGAGTTTTGCAGGAGCGGCTGGCGGCCGCCCGTCGAAATCCGGCCAAGGCCATTTATGAACCGCTGGTGGTTTCAGGCGTGCACTCGTCAGGCAGGCAGACCACCTTCACCCGCCAGGAGGATGGCTCCTGGCTGGCCGGCAGTGAGCAATCGAAACAAGAGATCTATGAAATCACGGTGGACTCCTGGCGCGAGCCGCTGGTGGCCCTGCAATTGGAAGTGTTGCCTGACTCTTCCCTACCCGGCGGTGGACCCGGACGGGCCGGGAAGGGAAACTTTGTGCTGAGCGAGCTCAAGGTTTCCCTGGGGCGGGATGCGGCCTCCGCCGTGCCGGTGGCATTGCACTCTCCAGCGGCGGATTTTGAACAAAAAAGCTTCACCGGCAAAGCTGCGGTGGACGGGGATCGCGAGACGGGATGGGCCGTGCAACCCCAGTTTGGCAAGGCTCACCAGCTTACGGTTCAGTTCGAGGAGCCCGCCAAACCAAGTCCGGGAATGAAGCTCTTCGTCAACCTGCACCAGGCCTACAAAAGCGGGAACCACAACATCGGACGGTTCAGACTGCTGGGGAGTGCGGTGCTCACGGAGGAGTCGGTGGTGCCGGCAGAAGTGCTGCGGGTGTTGAATGAGGAGCCGCTCCGCCGCAACGAGGTCGTGATCAAACCGCTGCTGGACTGGGTGGAGAAGCGCGACCCGCAGACCAAGGCTGCGACCGACGCCCTGGAGGCAGCCCGTGGACGACTGCCGAAGGCCCCGCTCATGGATGTCCGGGTCATCGCCCAGCGAACTCAGGACACCAGGGTCACGCATCGTCTGCACCGTGGTGATTTCCTGAGCCCCGCGGAGACCGTTTCTCCGGGTGGGCTCGCGGTCCTGCCAGCGCTGGCCGGGCGGAGCGGGAATGGCAGGGCGGCAGACCGCCTGGATCTGGCGCAGTGGTTGGTAAGTCAGGAGAACCCGCTGACTCCCCGTGTCGCCGTGAACCACATCTGGGCTCGTCTCTTTGGTGAAGGATTGGTTCGCACGGTGAATGACTTCGGGGTGCGGGGCGAGCGCCCGTCTCATCCTGAACTGCTCGACTGGCTGGCTGGGGATTTTGTGTCTCGAAAAGGCTGGAGCCGCAAGCGCTTCATCAAGACCATCCTGATGTCCGCCACCTACCGGCAGTCCAGCGGCCATCGGCCGGAGCTGGCCGATGTTGATCCCTTGAACCGCCTGCTGCATCGCCAGAACCGCCTGCGCGTGGAGGCGGAGATTGTGCGGGATCTTCATCTGTCCGCCAGCGGGCTGCTGTGCCCCAGGGTGGGCGGCCCCAGCGTCTATCCGCCCCTGCCGCCGAACATCGCGGAGTTGAGCTATGCCAACAACTTCAAGTGGGCCACCAGCAGCGGGGAAGATCGCTATCGGCGCGGGATGTACACGTTTTTCAAACGGACTGCGCCCCATCCCGACCTGACGACCTTTGACTGTCCAGACGCCAACACGACCAACGTGAAACGCACGGTGAGCAACACCCCGTTGCAGGCACTCACAACACTCAATGCCGGCACCTTTGCGGATGCGGCGAAGGGGCTGGCTACGCGCGTGCTAAAGGAAGGGCCGACCGCCGATGCCCAGGGGTTGGACCGGTTGCTGGTCATTTGTCTCTCCCGCCATGGCGCGGCTGGTGAACTGGCTTCACTCCAGGGGTTGCTGAACGATTCTCGCCGCTGGTATCTCGCGCACCCGGAGGAGGCGGCAAAGTTCGTGAAGGGGTTCGAGGTGTCATCCGTGGCTCCCGCCGAGCTCGCCGCCTGGGCGGCCACGGCGCGCATGGTGCTGAATCTGGACGAATTCATCACGCGAGAATAA
- a CDS encoding DUF1501 domain-containing protein, whose product MTAMHPLAAQTRREFLTTTASGLGMMALGSMLTQEGLLVPASAAADGQGGVVLDPLAPRLPHFPARAKNCICIFMEGAPSQMDLFDPKPKLNELHGQPLPESMTKNVRFAFIKKETARLLGSPRTFSKHGECGMDFSDLLPHLATCADDLLMVRSMHTDQFNHHPGQLLLHSGRATFGLPTMGSWLNYGLGSESQNLPGYVVLTAGRGTSGGASLWQSGFLPSHYAGVLFRNQGEPVLNLQNPEGLPPELQRRGLDALMELNQARFDQFKDPEIRSRISAYELAFRMQSAAPELIDLKGETAQTLEMYGVNRKDMDVKASRAGGPGQYKSFASNCLVARRLVERGVRFVSIMHASWDHHSNLNPELAFNSGMADQPIAALIKDLKDRGLLDSTMVIWCSEFGRTPLGENRGGNPNVTGRDHHPFAFTMLMAGGGIKGGQTYGETDEIGWSITKDPVHINDFHATLLHLFGLDHLKLTHRFQGRDFRLTDVGGRVIPEWVA is encoded by the coding sequence ATGACCGCCATGCACCCCCTTGCAGCCCAGACCCGCCGGGAATTTCTGACCACCACCGCCAGCGGTCTGGGCATGATGGCGCTGGGATCCATGCTCACGCAGGAGGGGCTCTTGGTGCCTGCCAGCGCCGCGGCCGATGGGCAGGGAGGCGTGGTGTTGGATCCGCTGGCGCCACGCCTTCCGCACTTCCCGGCCCGGGCCAAGAATTGCATCTGCATTTTCATGGAGGGGGCTCCCAGCCAGATGGATCTCTTCGATCCCAAACCCAAGCTCAATGAACTGCATGGCCAGCCGTTGCCGGAGAGCATGACGAAGAACGTCCGGTTCGCCTTCATCAAGAAGGAGACCGCCCGCCTGTTGGGGAGTCCGCGCACTTTCAGCAAACACGGCGAGTGCGGCATGGATTTTAGCGACCTGCTGCCGCATCTGGCGACCTGTGCCGACGATCTGCTCATGGTGCGGTCGATGCACACGGACCAGTTTAATCACCACCCAGGCCAGCTTCTTTTGCACAGTGGACGGGCCACGTTTGGCCTGCCAACGATGGGTTCGTGGTTAAACTACGGCCTGGGCAGCGAGTCCCAAAATTTGCCGGGCTATGTCGTGCTGACCGCCGGGCGGGGGACCAGCGGGGGGGCTTCCCTCTGGCAGAGCGGATTCCTGCCCAGCCACTATGCCGGAGTGCTGTTCCGCAATCAGGGTGAGCCGGTGCTCAATTTGCAAAATCCGGAAGGGCTTCCACCAGAGTTGCAACGCCGCGGGTTGGACGCGCTGATGGAGCTGAACCAGGCCCGATTTGACCAGTTCAAGGATCCCGAGATTCGCAGCCGCATCTCAGCTTACGAACTGGCCTTCCGCATGCAGAGTGCCGCGCCGGAGCTTATCGATCTAAAAGGGGAGACGGCGCAGACGTTGGAGATGTACGGGGTGAACCGCAAAGACATGGACGTGAAGGCCTCCCGGGCCGGCGGTCCCGGCCAGTACAAGAGTTTTGCCTCGAACTGTCTGGTGGCCCGACGCCTTGTGGAGCGCGGGGTGCGCTTCGTCAGCATCATGCATGCGTCCTGGGATCATCACTCCAACCTGAACCCGGAGCTGGCCTTTAACTCCGGCATGGCGGACCAGCCGATTGCCGCGCTCATCAAAGATCTGAAAGACCGCGGCCTGCTGGACTCCACCATGGTCATCTGGTGCAGCGAGTTTGGCAGGACTCCGCTCGGTGAGAACCGGGGTGGCAATCCCAATGTTACAGGGCGGGATCATCATCCCTTTGCCTTCACCATGCTCATGGCCGGCGGCGGCATCAAGGGCGGGCAGACCTATGGTGAGACGGATGAAATCGGCTGGAGCATCACCAAGGATCCCGTGCATATCAATGACTTCCACGCCACGCTGTTGCACCTCTTTGGTCTGGATCACCTGAAACTCACGCATCGGTTCCAGGGCCGGGACTTCCGGCTGACCGATGTGGGGGGCAGGGTGATTCCGGAGTGGGTGGCGTGA
- a CDS encoding type I phosphomannose isomerase catalytic subunit has protein sequence MIASHELSVLQFAPIYQERVWGGRNLERLYGRHLPEAGPPYGESWEICDREEAQSVVTAGPLQGWSLHDLWTQARNEVFGFAYAGHSSPRFPLLIKILDAQEDLSMQVHPDDASAAGVGGEAKSEAWYVTHTQPGATLYAGMRPGTTSEIFRQAMVEGSVAEHALSLKVAPGDCLAVPGGTLHAIGAGVVIFEIQQNSDTTYRVFDWNRLGLDGKPRALHQEEAMKVLHFDAEPPDLQKPQGGRLLDWPYFKIDRWEMTKFEGRSVIGRSRFKIGAVVDGEISWRKGNTMKAGDFFLVPACLGDEQRQFKCTSARATLLWISL, from the coding sequence ATGATCGCGTCCCATGAACTTTCCGTTTTGCAGTTCGCGCCGATTTATCAGGAACGGGTGTGGGGGGGGCGGAATCTTGAGCGCCTCTATGGCCGCCACCTTCCTGAGGCGGGCCCTCCCTACGGAGAAAGCTGGGAAATTTGTGATCGGGAAGAGGCTCAGAGTGTGGTGACCGCAGGTCCTCTGCAAGGGTGGAGCCTGCATGATCTCTGGACGCAAGCCCGGAATGAAGTCTTCGGCTTTGCCTATGCCGGGCATTCCTCGCCGCGGTTTCCGCTGCTGATCAAGATTCTGGATGCCCAGGAGGATCTCTCCATGCAGGTGCACCCAGATGATGCTTCCGCGGCCGGGGTGGGTGGGGAGGCCAAGAGCGAGGCATGGTACGTGACTCACACCCAGCCGGGTGCCACCCTGTATGCGGGCATGCGTCCCGGCACCACCTCAGAGATATTTAGGCAGGCCATGGTGGAGGGTTCGGTTGCTGAGCATGCGCTCTCGCTGAAGGTCGCCCCTGGGGATTGCCTGGCGGTCCCGGGCGGCACGCTGCACGCCATTGGAGCTGGGGTCGTTATTTTTGAGATTCAGCAGAACAGCGACACGACCTACCGGGTGTTTGACTGGAATCGCTTGGGGCTGGATGGCAAGCCCCGCGCCCTCCATCAAGAGGAGGCCATGAAGGTGCTCCATTTTGACGCTGAGCCGCCTGATCTTCAGAAACCGCAAGGGGGCCGCCTGCTGGACTGGCCCTACTTTAAGATCGACCGCTGGGAGATGACCAAGTTCGAAGGGCGCTCCGTGATCGGCCGTTCCCGTTTCAAGATCGGGGCGGTGGTGGATGGGGAGATTTCCTGGCGCAAGGGGAATACCATGAAGGCAGGGGACTTCTTCCTGGTGCCTGCCTGCCTCGGGGACGAACAACGACAATTCAAATGCACCAGTGCGCGGGCGACGTTGTTGTGGATCTCCCTCTGA
- the rpmE gene encoding 50S ribosomal protein L31, whose translation MKKEIHPETHETTITCTCGAVYHTLSTVKNLRIGICAQCHPFFTGEQRFVDTAGRVDKFAQRYGSTSATRRTKPKAAAPTA comes from the coding sequence ATGAAAAAGGAAATTCATCCCGAAACTCACGAAACCACGATCACCTGTACTTGTGGAGCGGTCTATCATACGCTCTCCACGGTGAAAAACCTCCGTATCGGTATTTGCGCCCAGTGCCACCCGTTCTTCACCGGTGAGCAGCGCTTCGTGGACACCGCTGGTCGCGTTGACAAGTTCGCCCAGCGTTACGGTTCGACCTCCGCCACCCGCCGCACCAAGCCCAAGGCTGCTGCCCCCACGGCCTAG